One Myotis daubentonii chromosome 3, mMyoDau2.1, whole genome shotgun sequence genomic window carries:
- the IGSF21 gene encoding immunoglobulin superfamily member 21 isoform X2, with amino-acid sequence MDGGTIKQKIFTFDAMFSTNYSHMENYRKREDLVYQSTVRLPEVRVSDNGPYECHVGIYDRATREKVVLASGNIFLNVMAPPTSIDVVAADAPAPFNRYQAQNFTLVCIVSGGKPAPMVYFKRDGEVIDAVPLAEPPAGSGPLQDSRPFRSLLHRDLDDTKVQRSLSLMDTENRGGRPYTERPSLGLTPDPSILLQPTTENIPETVVSREFPRWVHSSEPVYFLRHSHTPGSDGTVEVRALLTWTLNPQIDNEALFSCEVKHPALSMPMQAEVTLVAPKGPKIVMTPSRARVGDTVRILVHGFQNEVFPEPLFTWTRVGSRLLDGSTEFDGRELVLERVPAELNGSMYRCTAQNPLGSTDTHIRLIVFENPNIPRGTEDSNGSASGPAGVRLTLVLALTVVLELT; translated from the exons gctgccCGAGGTCCGCGTCTCGGACAACGGTCCCTACGAGTGCCACGTGGGCATCTACGACCGCGCCACGAGGGAGAAGGTGGTCCTGGCATCGGGCAACATCTTCCTCAACGTCATGG CTCCTCCTACCTCCATCGACGTGGTGGCTGCGGACGCGCCAGCCCCCTTCAACCGCTACCAGGCCCAGAACTTCACGCTGGTCTGCATCGTGTCAGGAGGGAAGCCAGCGCCCATG GTTTATTTCAAAAGAGATGGGGAAGTGATCGATGCGGTGCCGCTGGCAGAGCCGCCGGCGGGCTCTGGCCCCCTCCAGGACAGCAGGCCCTTCCGCAGCCTCCTGCACCGAGACCTGGATGACACCAAGGTGCAGAGGTCACTGTCCCTGATGGACACTGAGAACCGGGGTGGGCGTCCCTACACGGAGCGCCCCTCCCTCGGCCTGACCCCAGACCCCAGCATCCTCCTCCAGCCGACCACCGAGAACATCCCCGAGACGGTGGTGAGCCGCGAGTTCCCCCGCTGGGTCCACAGCTCCGAGCCCGTCTACTTCCTGCGCCACAGCCACACCCCGGGCAGCGACGGCACCGTGGAGGTGCGGGCCCTGCTCACCTGGACACTCAACCCGCAGATCGACAACGAAGCCCTCTTCAGCTGTGAGGTCAAGCACCCAGCGCTGTCGATGCCCATGCAGGCAGAGGTCACGCTGG TTGCCCCTAAAGGACCCAAAATTGTGATGACGCCCAGCAGAGCCCGGGTCGGGGACACAGTGAGGATTCTGGTCCATGGATTCCAG AACGAGGTCTTCCCAGAGCCCCTGTTCACATGGACGCGGGTCGGGAGCCGCCTCCTGGATGGCAGCACCGAGTTCGACGGGAGGGAGCTGGTGCTGGAGCGGGTTCCCGCCGAGCTCAATGGCTCCATGTACCGCTGCACAGCCCAGAACCCGCTGGGCTCCACCGACACGCACATCCGGCTCATCGTGTTCG AAAACCCAAATATTCCAAGAGGAACGGAGGACTCCAATG GTTCCGCCTCTGGCCCTGCTGGTGTCCGGCTCACCCTGGTGCTCGCCCTGACAGTGGTCCTGGAGCTGACGTGA